DNA from Chryseomicrobium sp. FSL W7-1435:
ACATCACAACTGTTGGGAGCAGTGTCGCGTAAACAGCTTCTGCTGATCGATTCTTTTTAGTGACGCCTTTTAACGCTGCCTCCAGTGTTAAAGTGACGGCAGTTGCTACTGCTGTATCGATTAATACTGCTTTTGATCTTTTTTTCGAAAGTTCTTTCATTCTGAAACACCCTTTCTTGTTTGTCTGAATCGAGAAATTGCCCATAGGCCTGTGCCCACAACTATAGCTTGGAAGAGGAGAAAGATATCCTTCGATACCATGTTCTCTTTGCCAGGTGTATGAATAGTCAGTAACATGTACCCTGAAATCCACTGGGAGATAATAAGTAACAAAAAGACCGTTAAACAAACCAAAATCCAATTTTTCATACAGCTCACCTCTCCCTTTCTACGAACAAGAGAAAGAAAGGTTTCAATCTAGAAATCTTGCACGAACCGCTACCGGTGGAATCGAGCAAGCTTCTTTTTTACCAAACCATTTGTACCGATTACGTGCAATCAGTCGATAGCCAAAGTCACTCACTAACTTAGGAACAAACCGTCCAATTGCTAAGAAACTCCATGGGCGATCCAGATAGCTGGCTACTCGAAAAGCAGCTTCCGATTCGACGTAGACAACACCGTTGTCTATAAACATGAAACTGTCGGTATCAGGAGAGATTCCTTGAGCTGTCAATAAATTCTGGGCTTGCTCACTTTGAAGAGAAGCAAAGTGAATCCTGCCTTTTGCATCACGTTTCCAAATAAACTGTACACTGGCGTCACAAAAATTGCATTCGCCATCATATAAAACAAGTTGGTTGGCATTCATTTGACTTACTCCTTTGTGACAAACCTCTTTTTTCCATTTTATCATAGTACGCTTTAGATTTCGTTCCTCAGGTCTTGTAGAATAAGTAAAGCCGCCCACTTTCATAGGGACGGCTCACTGCTACTCTTTGTATTGTTTTACGTGGTTGCGCTGGTTTCGGAAAGACATCATTCCTACTAAAATGACCAGAATACCAACGATGCCAAGTAAGATTGTCCAAATCGAAAAGCCACTACCATTTGTTTGTGTATAAACTGCTTTCACAAATTGTCCAGAGCTTTCTTCTACCGCGATTGCCTCTCCGCGATCCAGTCCATTAATATCATAAAAGAATGTGCCTACAGGAAAAACATTCGATGCCCCGTTTTCTACTTCTTCAGATTGAACCGTTACTTCCCCGATGGCTGTTCCAACATCGCCTGCCTCTACTGTTTCTGTTGTTACGTCATATACTTTTCCTTCATGAACAATAAATCCAGTAGTCGCAAGGGCGACAGATGTTCCTAACAAAAAACAAATTAGTAAACTATGTATAATTCTCATGATGCGCAAATCCACCCTACTATTCAAAATATTTTTCACGTATAAACAACTCGCTAATTTTCCAAACTGTGAATTGTGCAAAGGTCACACAAAACACCATGACCACTAAACTTATCAGTAAAACATTTCCCCCTGATAAATTCGGCAAGTAAGACGTCCATGCCCACTCGGCCGCTTGGAAATAGACATAAATCAACAAAACCCAGAGTACAAACCGAATAAACGAAAACATGAACGCCACCTCTTCCTACTATTAATCTGCTATTTATAGTAGTTCGAGGTCGGCTTTGACTTTCCCTCTATTTGAAATTAGAAAATTTAATGATGTTCTGTGTAAATTCCTTCGCCTTGTAGCTCATACCAGATGACATAAGGCGTATGAGCTATGGCCAAGTGAAAACACTCTTCTTGGATGGGCATTTCTTCAGCAGATCGGTAAGCAGCTGTAACAGATGTCTTCGCTATTTGATGTCCGAGTGATGTTTCTGTCGCTATGCCTAGATCAATGGTGTCGACTAATTTCCAATGGGTCAATCGGTCTTCGCCCAAAACTAGCAAATGCCGATACCCTTCTTGTTCTAGTACTCTAATTATAGCTAATTCTTGTCGCTTAGTTACTACATGAGTATGAATAACGTCATAGTCTTCTGGTAGGCTGAGCTCCTCTTCCCACTCTAATAGAGCAACCTGCAGTGGCTTAGTAGTAAGTAGCAAGAAACCAACCATGCCTAGAACCATAAACATACACAAGGCTATATAAGGTTTCATTAGAATCTCCTTTTTTCATCATTTTACCATTTAGATGAATAATTAGTTATACATTAGCGTGAAAATTATGTAAACTAAAGAAAAGTAAAGGAGGGTTTGGATGTTCTGGATACCTTTTTTGTTATTACTACTCTTTGTAACAGTCCAAGCTACTTCCGCTCAACATGGAATTGTTCGCTTTAGTTTATTGGCGGTAACCTTACATACAGTTATTCTCTTTGGTTTTTTCACAGATCATCCATTAGCCTATATCTTGTATATTTTAACGATTCAAATGTGGATTCTTTTTGTAGTAACGGTGTTTCGACGGAATAAATGGCGAGAAGGAAGGTTTGTCTAAGCATAAAAGTACCCTTTCTCAAATTGAGAAGGGGCATTTACATTATTTTTCGTAAAGTGCTAATAACGCCTGTTGAAACTCTGGTTTTACTTTCACAGAATCACGAACGCTTTGTACTTGTTGGATCGCATCTTCCACAGTCGATGCACGTCCCATCTCGAGTAAAACAGCTGCTGCTACCGTGCCTGTTCTTCCACTTCCGCCTTGGCAATGGAAATAAACAGACTTGCCTGCATCAAAATCTTCTACTATCTGATGGGCAACTTTTTTAATCGTATTCTCTTGCCCTTCCCCGTCTTCAACAAGCGGAAGTGAAACACTTTCAGACGTCGACAGCGTTCCTTTTTCGTGCGCCTCTGCACGTAGGTCGTAAATGACATCCACATTCTCTTTTTCTGCTACTTCACTGGCTGCATCTGCGCCGCCTATATAAATTTTCCCTGGTAGTAATTCGTTGTAGTTTGCCACTTGGCATTCCTCCTTTTTCCCTCTTTCTACTATACCCGCTCTGCGCCTCTCTACGCATTACAAAATCTTCACCCTAACTTTACCTAGTTCCAGCGATTTACGGCAGCTTCCAGGGTCTCGAGTCTCACAGATCCTTTTTGCATCGGCGGAGGACACTGCTGATTGTATTTAAAGATTTTGTCGTTGATTTGTTTTAAGCGAAGTTCGCTATCTTTCTTTTTACCTGCTTGGATGTCTGTATTCAGCTTAATTAGGTCATCTCGAATAACGTGTTGGAGTTCTAACCAATATGGTTTGTAGCCTTGTTCTTTGGCGATACGTTGAAAGTTTTGAAGTACATCTCCTGACAAATACTCTTCTGACAAAGGTTTACCCATTCCAGGAAGATTGTCCATCCCTCCTGTTTTGGCATATTCTTTTACGATATCACCAATCAAGTCATTGTACTGCGGTTTATCGTTCGTCATAGTTTCCGCCTCACTTTCCTTCTCTTTAGTAAGTTCGCTATGTTTTCTCGAATCCCTACTAATAAAAGTGACAAAAAAAAGGAACTCTACGAATATTTAGTAGCCGCTACTTTCACTTTATTGGCCACTCAAAGTACTCAATTAGCCACAGATCCTATCATGGAAACTAAACATCCTCTGCAAACCACTGATCAATGATTTCCTCTATCTCATTTACCTTGAAGTTTGTTAAGCTCCCAACAACTCCCGAACCAGAAAACACATACCAAATTTCAAAATTCGTAACAAGTTCTATCGCTCCATCCTCTTCGCGTTCCATTAACCTTATAAGCGACCGGTACTCGGAGGAAAAGCAGTTTTCCGTTGTGAGCCCCTCTTCCTCATCCCCGTCAATATCTCTTGCAAATTCTAGAAATAGTCCTTTTTCTCGATACTCTTGCGGAATTTTATAGTTGCTGGCTAATTCTTCACAAGCCTTTTCCAATTTAGAAATTCGCTCTTTTAGGTACCCATCAAATTCTTCTTTTTCAAATTCCAACGTTTCAGAGGCCTCATTTTTCTTTCTCTTAAACCATTTCATAGTGATTGCTCCTTGTTCAGAAAGTAGCTAACAATTGAATCTTTTTCCATTTTCCGATGTATACTAAGTATAAATAAAAAGGGGTGAGTAGCAATGTGGATTTTTGGAGGAATTGTCGCCATAGTCGTCGCCAGTGCAGCCTTAGTAGATTTTAAAAACAGGAAACGCCGTGCTGATCAACAAGCCATCAACTCTCATGCGAAGCCTGGGGAGAGCGGTAACTATATGATGGGAGACAATCAAACGACGCATGGTCAGTGAGAAATGCAAAAGGCGTGCACACTGACAGGCCTTTTAATTCATTATGGATTAGTAATGATTATTTGCCACGAAGTATTTCTGTGAGCTCATCATCCGGAGAAGAAAACTCACCCGTTCTTGGATGTACAATCACTTCCTGTTGCTGACCATTCAAAGATACTTGAAACACATAAAACCAATTTGGTTTAAACGGATTCCAGCCAGCTTCTCTAGTTGCAGGTGTCACTTCTTTCTCCTCGGTATTAACCACTTCTACATACTTTTCAACACTCGCTTTCGCATCTTCATACGAAACGTTTTGGAACGACAGCACAATGACAATGGCCAGAGCCATTCCCATCACACCATACCGCCACTGGTCCATGTCTTTTAACCAAAAGAGGTAGAGCAAGGAAATCACGGTGAGTATATTAAATAAAGTAAGGTTCGTGGTGCCTGTAAAAACTACAGAATCAAACATATACACCACAAGAGCAACAAGTACATATACAGCAACCAATGAAAACTTAATAGATTTAGTCATTCAATGCCTCCTCGTATCTCCAATTTGAGAAAAGCTTATGCCCCAAATGAAAAATCCCCCATCCCAGCAACGCACTTGGAATGTTCAAGATAAAATCATCCACATCAAAACTACCTCTAACTGTGAGCAACTGTGTAACCTCAATGAGTGTAAGTATACTAATAAACACGATTAGAAACGGCCCAACTTTTCGCAGCTTCTCGAATAAAAGTGGCAGAAACAAACCAAATGGCGTAAAAGCAATTAAGTTCCCGCCCAAATTACGGACGATAATATCCGTATTCAACGTCTGATTTTGATAGGCTTTTATGTAATCTGAGATCGTGGCGAATGGAATAAAGTTCGCGTTATAGCGAAGCTTCTCCGCCAATGTATAGTCATAAACGAGGTAACCATGTCGTGAACTTACGAATAGCAAAGCGCCAAGAACTAGAAGGTATAGAATAAAACTTCCCCACATGAAACCCTTAAATAGCTTCATGTGTGAGACCTACTAGCATACACTTGTTTCGCTTTCGTAAGATATTCTTGCTGCATGTCAGCTGGTACCATTCCACCGCCAGTCGCCCAGATTAAGTGTATTCCAGATTCATCAGTGCTTGGCACCACGACAGGTCCCAGCATTCCGGCAAATGCAGACGGTTCTAAGAATATTCCTTCTGATTCATAAAACAGATGCATCAGTTCAAATAGGCGCTCATCTGAAACTGTAAGGCATCCGCTCATAAACGGCTTCATTACCTTGCCAACAAATCCAGAAGCTCGGCCTACTGCGAGTCCATCGGCTTCTGTCACGTTATCGAGCCCGATGTCTACTACTGAAACCTTATCATGCAAATTTGTCGCTAACCCGAGTGTCATACAAGGAGAGTGTGTCGGTTCCGCAAAATAACAATGCACCGCATCACCAAAGGCTAGCTTCAATCCAAAGGCCACACCACCCGGTCCTCCACCCACACCACAAGGCAAATAGACGATAAGAGGGTTTTCTGAATTCACTTCAATACCTTGCTCAGTAAATTGACGTTTTAAACGAAGTCCTGCGACCGCATACCCTAAAAATAAGTCAGTAGAATTTTCATCATCGACAAAGTGACAGGTTGGATCGTTTTCCGCCTGCTCTCTTCCCCGCTCCACTGCTAAGCTATAGTCCGATGCATACTCAATCACTTCGACACCTTTTTCACGCAACAAGTTCTTCTTCCACGCCTTTGCGTCTGATGACATATGGACCGTTACATGAAAACCTAGTTTAGCGCTGATGATACCGATGCTGAGCCCTAAATTACCCGTCGAGCCAACAGCAACCGAATAGTTAGAGAAGAACTTCCGGAATTCTTCTGAAGCGAAATTTTCGTAATTGTCCTCGTGACTAAGCATCCCGGCTTGGAACGCAAGTGTTTCCGCATGCTTCAATACCTCATAAATACCACCACGTGCTTTGATAGATCCTGAGATCGGCAAATGGCTATCAAACTTCATCAACAGTTTTCCGGAAATTTGTTTTCCAGAGTAGTCCAATAGAGCCTGATGCATTGCAGCGATTTCTCGCACTTCGGATTCGATGATTCCCCGTGTTGCAGCCGTTTCCGGAAATGCCTTTATAAAGAACGGGACGAACCGTTCTAATCGCTGTTCCGCGTCTAAGACATCCTCTTCACTCAACAAGCAAGAAGACAAAGCAACATCTGTCGGCATCAAATCCGCGTTTAACCAAACCGTTTCTTTTTCCGCTATCAAGTCCTTAACAACTGGGTGCATGATGCGTAAATTCTCTAACATGTACATATGTAAACTCCTTTATTTCTACAGTGAAAACCACTGCAGACCGATATCTTCTAATAAAATGGCAGCAAATAGCGCTAAGATAGCAATTGATCCTATTCCTTGGACGAGAGAAGCCTTATAAAGGATGCGGTTTTCCTCATGTTTCCATTCCATGAAAATTCGAATAGCGCCAAGCGTAAATGCAGCAAGAGCTGAAACCATTAATGCTAGTACAGGAATCGTTGGACCCTGACCGATGGAATAATAGGAAGCAACAGGTGGAGTCAAAACAATAATCGTATTCAAAGTATAGTGTGAATACTTGTGTGTGGTCGTGTAATAAAATCCTGATTCTTTTTTAGGCACTTCAAAATAGCGTTTCACCGTGACATGAACGAGATATAGTGCTAACAATGTCAGAGCGACTACAAGTGCAAAGTTCGATACATCCATTTAAAAGTCCCCTTTATTGAGAAGGTTCATCTTTCAGCGTAACGTCCGTATGAAGCTCATCTTCTTGAATGGCTGCTTTGCTTGCGTCTTCTTGTATCGACATGTAAATTGCGGTATAAGATATCAAACCAACGAACATGGTAAGTACTCCAAAAAGAGCACAAGCCAAAAATAATTCAACAAGCAAATCCGAAAACCTTTCCGGAGATGCTCCAAATAAGCCAACTACTGAAAATAAGCCGCCAAACTGCATTAGAAATTTACTATAGTCTGCTGTTGCTTTCAAATTCCATCGATTTTTAATAGATTGGGTAATTGCCGCAATCCAAATGACGACGAACACCAAAAATACAATCGAAAATAGAGCAATAATCATTTAACTTCCCCCTAAAGTCTTTTTGAAGAAAATAGCATGCACTGTTTTTGGCTCATCAGCAACAATGTCATGAATCAGTTTTGTAGCACTCATTATAAGTATGAGTAGCGCTAGTACGGCAAATAGCTGCATTAACCATGTGTCGGGAATCCAGAGCCAGTAGAGAATTCCTCCGCTGATTATTACAAGTAATGAGAGTAAAAGATACTGCATGATTGTCTCTTCAATTCTGTTCAAGTGGCCGTTCTGTAAATTTTATTCCATAATTAAGCGCTGTTTTATAGATAGCTCCTCGCTTTTCAAAATGAAGTTGTGGACTATCTTGAATAACCACAGCCTCGCCGTTCTTCGTAATGAATTGATATCTCCCCAGCTCATCGTCACCATATTCATAAATGATAGCTTCAAATTGATCCATCGTGTACTCTTGTTTATTCCAATAATCTCTTACAGTAATATAATCGGGATGAATGATGACATAACTCAATGTTGAGAATACAAAAGCTACGATAGCTACGACGGCCAGTAAAACACTTGCTAAGTACGTCCATTTGCTTCGCTTTATAGCTAATAGAACTAATAACGCAAATACTAAACCAAATGCCAATGTGAGTAAGTAATGATTTGCGGTTGGAGCTAGTACGATAATTTGTGCGGGATCATAATAAAAGGTCTGAGTGATTGTAATAGGTAAAAAAAGTATAATGATTGGTGATAATAAAACGATGACTATCGCCCACACCATTAAAACGGCACGCGGTGATTTTTCGTGTAACATGACAGAGCCCCCTCTTGAATTTTATAACTTTTATACGTTTCACTCTTCAAGTGGTTTCTTTATTTGGAAGCATTTATCATTTAATTGTTTATCTTGTTCTGTCATACTGAACTCATCAAAGGGGGAATTTTTCATGATACTTGGTTTGCACCATGCACAAATCACGATACCTTCAGGAACTGAGGCAGAAGCTAAAGCATTTTACAGCGAACTTCTAGGTCTTCCCGAAATCCCAAAGCCGGAATCACTACAAGGGCGCGGAGGTTTTTGGCTGCAAGTCGGCAGGCAGGAAGTTCATGTTGGCGCAGAAGAGGGATTCGATCGTTCAACGACAAAAGCCCATCTTGCTTATCTCGTCTCGGATCTTGCGCACTGGAAGCACGTGCTTGATCAAGCAGGTATTGAAGCGTTAAGCGGAATACCGATTCCAGGTTATGATCGTTTTGAGTTCCGTGATCCGTTCGGTAATCGTGTTGAAATGATTCAACAACTTTAATCTTTGCCTCCTTCGTAAAGAAGGAGGTTTTATTTTGCGCTGCTAGTCACAGTTTTTGAAGAGGTAAATAAAACGAGTGCAAAAACGCCAGCTACTCCGATTAACCAAAACACACCTGCGAAGGCTAGTTGCAGGCTATTTTCTTCGGAAGCCATTGGTGCAGGGGGCTTGCCTCCAAGTGCCTCGAACAAAAAGAAGAAGGCTGTCACTGAGGAGATTAAATACAGCAAGAAAGCAAAAGCTGCTTTCGATGTAACTCTTTTTTGTTTCCACCGTACCGCTAGCCAAATTGCGAATAAGACGGAAATACCATAAATAAAGGCTTGTGCGACGGGTAGAAATTCTTGTTCTAGTGGCATGTTTTCTCCTCTTTTCTAATAGATTATTTCAACAAGTAGATCAATGAAATTATGTATCTATTTATAGTAATAGTTTCAGCTTATGTTTTAGTAAGCAGGGGTAGATGCCCAGAGATAGACCGCTCCAATAAACATTAGAATAACGAAAGCCACGGTCACCCACGAAATCACTGTCCATTTAGGGTTTTCTCCGTGTTTTTTCTGCATGTATATATTGACTAGCTCAATAAAGAAAAAGCCTATAATCGGAAAAGTCATAATAGGAAAAGGTCTTTCTGCATTGAATTGCGTCAATCCAACAACTAATATCAGCGCTATTGCTACTCCCGAAACACCAAAACGTATTGATTTATGTGTTTTTGAATAATTTTGAGGAGGATTTCCTTCTAAACCCCATCTTCTTTTCAAATAAAAAACTATACTCAAATACGTGATTAAAAAAATTGCACCTACGGCAACTACCTGATAAAACTCCATCGTCTTCCCCTCTCTATTTTCATACTATTCACTCAGTATACTAAATTTGTAGTATTTACCATAGATACCAAAATAAAAAGTCGACCGTATTTTGGTCGACAGCTAGAACTTTTTACGTCTTATAAAATAGTAAACGATGATGGCTATACCAATTACTAAAGGAATTCCTATCAACCAACAACTAATTGGTGAGCGGTCCAAGGAAAGTTCCACTTGCTCATCAGGTAACTGTCCTTCACCAAGAATTGATAAATCGTCGGCTGCTGAGGATGCGAGTGTTGTTCGATCACAAAGACCTGTCGTATAGCCGGTTCCAGCGTCTCGTGCATAAATCAAATAGTCCAGTTC
Protein-coding regions in this window:
- a CDS encoding VanZ family protein, translated to MKLFKGFMWGSFILYLLVLGALLFVSSRHGYLVYDYTLAEKLRYNANFIPFATISDYIKAYQNQTLNTDIIVRNLGGNLIAFTPFGLFLPLLFEKLRKVGPFLIVFISILTLIEVTQLLTVRGSFDVDDFILNIPSALLGWGIFHLGHKLFSNWRYEEALND
- a CDS encoding dual specificity protein phosphatase family protein, with protein sequence MANYNELLPGKIYIGGADAASEVAEKENVDVIYDLRAEAHEKGTLSTSESVSLPLVEDGEGQENTIKKVAHQIVEDFDAGKSVYFHCQGGSGRTGTVAAAVLLEMGRASTVEDAIQQVQSVRDSVKVKPEFQQALLALYEK
- a CDS encoding D-serine ammonia-lyase; the encoded protein is MYMLENLRIMHPVVKDLIAEKETVWLNADLMPTDVALSSCLLSEEDVLDAEQRLERFVPFFIKAFPETAATRGIIESEVREIAAMHQALLDYSGKQISGKLLMKFDSHLPISGSIKARGGIYEVLKHAETLAFQAGMLSHEDNYENFASEEFRKFFSNYSVAVGSTGNLGLSIGIISAKLGFHVTVHMSSDAKAWKKNLLREKGVEVIEYASDYSLAVERGREQAENDPTCHFVDDENSTDLFLGYAVAGLRLKRQFTEQGIEVNSENPLIVYLPCGVGGGPGGVAFGLKLAFGDAVHCYFAEPTHSPCMTLGLATNLHDKVSVVDIGLDNVTEADGLAVGRASGFVGKVMKPFMSGCLTVSDERLFELMHLFYESEGIFLEPSAFAGMLGPVVVPSTDESGIHLIWATGGGMVPADMQQEYLTKAKQVYASRSHT
- a CDS encoding DUF4181 domain-containing protein, which translates into the protein MDVSNFALVVALTLLALYLVHVTVKRYFEVPKKESGFYYTTTHKYSHYTLNTIIVLTPPVASYYSIGQGPTIPVLALMVSALAAFTLGAIRIFMEWKHEENRILYKASLVQGIGSIAILALFAAILLEDIGLQWFSL
- a CDS encoding DnaJ family domain-containing protein, whose amino-acid sequence is MTNDKPQYNDLIGDIVKEYAKTGGMDNLPGMGKPLSEEYLSGDVLQNFQRIAKEQGYKPYWLELQHVIRDDLIKLNTDIQAGKKKDSELRLKQINDKIFKYNQQCPPPMQKGSVRLETLEAAVNRWN
- a CDS encoding VOC family protein, with protein sequence MILGLHHAQITIPSGTEAEAKAFYSELLGLPEIPKPESLQGRGGFWLQVGRQEVHVGAEEGFDRSTTKAHLAYLVSDLAHWKHVLDQAGIEALSGIPIPGYDRFEFRDPFGNRVEMIQQL
- a CDS encoding DUF4181 domain-containing protein, yielding MEFYQVVAVGAIFLITYLSIVFYLKRRWGLEGNPPQNYSKTHKSIRFGVSGVAIALILVVGLTQFNAERPFPIMTFPIIGFFFIELVNIYMQKKHGENPKWTVISWVTVAFVILMFIGAVYLWASTPAY
- a CDS encoding thiol-disulfide oxidoreductase DCC family protein; translation: MNANQLVLYDGECNFCDASVQFIWKRDAKGRIHFASLQSEQAQNLLTAQGISPDTDSFMFIDNGVVYVESEAAFRVASYLDRPWSFLAIGRFVPKLVSDFGYRLIARNRYKWFGKKEACSIPPVAVRARFLD